In Lepus europaeus isolate LE1 chromosome 9, mLepTim1.pri, whole genome shotgun sequence, the following are encoded in one genomic region:
- the SEC22C gene encoding vesicle-trafficking protein SEC22c isoform X1, with the protein MSSIVGLACVAPTAPVREVPSCLLPRTMSMIFSATVVRVRDGLPLSASTDFYHTQDFVECRKRLKTLAQRLAQCPGRGSAESCDFSIHFSSSGDVACMAICSRQCPAAMAFCFLETLWWEFTASYDTTCIGLASRPYAFLEFDSIIQKMKWHFNYVSSSQIKSSMEKIQEELEVQPPVILTLEDTDMANGVMNGHTPVHSEPEAPNVRMEPVTALGILSLVLNIMCAALNLIRGVHLAEHSLQVAHEEIGNILAFLIPFAACICQCYLYLFYSPARTMKVVLMLLFICLGNVYLHGLRNLWQILFHIGVAFLSSYQILTRQLQEKQSDCGV; encoded by the exons GTGCCCTCATGCCTTCTCCCGCGGACCATGTCCATGATCTTTTCTGCCACTGTGGTACGGGTGAGGGACGGACTGCCTCTCTCGGCCTCCACTGACTTCTACCACACCCAGGATTTCGTGGAATGCAGGAAACGGCTCAAGACCTTGGCCCAGCGACTGGCCCAGTGTCCAGGCCGAGGTTCCGCTGAAAGCTGTGACTTCAGTATACA tttttcgTCTTCCGGGGATGTGGCCTGCATGGCTATCTGCTCCCGCCAGTGTCCTGCAGCCATGGCCTTCTGCTTCCTGGAGACACTGTGGTGGGAATTCACAGCATCCTATGACACCACCTGCATTGGCCTAGCCTCCAGGCCGTATGCTTTCCTCGAGTTTG ACAGCATCATTCAGAAAATGAAGTGGCACTTTAACTACGTGAGCTCCTCCCAGATAAAGAGCAGCATGGAAAAAATTCAGGAGGAGCTTGAGGTCCAACCCCCAGTGATTCTCACTCTGGAGGACACAGATATGGCAAATGGGGTGATGAACGGTCACACACCAGTGCACTCAGAACCTG AAGCTCCCAATGTCCGAATGGAGCCAGTGACCGCCCTGGGCATCCTCTCCCTTGTCCTCAACATCATGTGTGCTGCTCTGAACCTCATTCGTGGGGTTCACCTTGCAGAACATTCTCTACAg GTTGCCCATGAGGAAATTGGAAACATCCTGGCTTTTCTCATTCCTTTTGCAGCCTGCATTTGCCAG TGTTACCTGTACCTGTTCTACAGTCCAGCCAGGACTATGAAGGTGGTGCTGATGCTGCTCTTCATTTGCCTAGGCAACGTGTACCTGCACGGGCTGAGGAACCTCTGGCAAATCCTTTTCCACATAGGGGTGGCTTTCCTCTCTTCCTATCAGATACTGACCAGGCAGCTTCAGGAGAAGCAGTCAGACTGTGGAGTATGA
- the SEC22C gene encoding vesicle-trafficking protein SEC22c isoform X8, translating into MSSIVGLACVAPTAPVREVPSCLLPRTMSMIFSATVVRVRDGLPLSASTDFYHTQDFVECRKRLKTLAQRLAQCPGRGSAESCDFSIHFSSSGDVACMAICSRQCPAAMAFCFLETLWWEFTASYDTTCIGLASRPYAFLEFDSIIQKMKWHFNYVSSSQIKSSMEKIQEELEVQPPVILTLEDTDMANGVMNGHTPVHSEPEAPNVRMEPVTALGILSLVLNIMCAALNLIRGVHLAEHSLQVAHEEIGNILAFLIPFAACICQVR; encoded by the exons GTGCCCTCATGCCTTCTCCCGCGGACCATGTCCATGATCTTTTCTGCCACTGTGGTACGGGTGAGGGACGGACTGCCTCTCTCGGCCTCCACTGACTTCTACCACACCCAGGATTTCGTGGAATGCAGGAAACGGCTCAAGACCTTGGCCCAGCGACTGGCCCAGTGTCCAGGCCGAGGTTCCGCTGAAAGCTGTGACTTCAGTATACA tttttcgTCTTCCGGGGATGTGGCCTGCATGGCTATCTGCTCCCGCCAGTGTCCTGCAGCCATGGCCTTCTGCTTCCTGGAGACACTGTGGTGGGAATTCACAGCATCCTATGACACCACCTGCATTGGCCTAGCCTCCAGGCCGTATGCTTTCCTCGAGTTTG ACAGCATCATTCAGAAAATGAAGTGGCACTTTAACTACGTGAGCTCCTCCCAGATAAAGAGCAGCATGGAAAAAATTCAGGAGGAGCTTGAGGTCCAACCCCCAGTGATTCTCACTCTGGAGGACACAGATATGGCAAATGGGGTGATGAACGGTCACACACCAGTGCACTCAGAACCTG AAGCTCCCAATGTCCGAATGGAGCCAGTGACCGCCCTGGGCATCCTCTCCCTTGTCCTCAACATCATGTGTGCTGCTCTGAACCTCATTCGTGGGGTTCACCTTGCAGAACATTCTCTACAg GTTGCCCATGAGGAAATTGGAAACATCCTGGCTTTTCTCATTCCTTTTGCAGCCTGCATTTGCCAG gtgcgttag
- the SEC22C gene encoding vesicle-trafficking protein SEC22c isoform X3 yields the protein MSMIFSATVVRVRDGLPLSASTDFYHTQDFVECRKRLKTLAQRLAQCPGRGSAESCDFSIHFSSSGDVACMAICSRQCPAAMAFCFLETLWWEFTASYDTTCIGLASRPYAFLEFDSIIQKMKWHFNYVSSSQIKSSMEKIQEELEVQPPVILTLEDTDMANGVMNGHTPVHSEPEAPNVRMEPVTALGILSLVLNIMCAALNLIRGVHLAEHSLQVAHEEIGNILAFLIPFAACICQCYLYLFYSPARTMKVVLMLLFICLGNVYLHGLRNLWQILFHIGVAFLSSYQILTRQLQEKQSDCGV from the exons ATGTCCATGATCTTTTCTGCCACTGTGGTACGGGTGAGGGACGGACTGCCTCTCTCGGCCTCCACTGACTTCTACCACACCCAGGATTTCGTGGAATGCAGGAAACGGCTCAAGACCTTGGCCCAGCGACTGGCCCAGTGTCCAGGCCGAGGTTCCGCTGAAAGCTGTGACTTCAGTATACA tttttcgTCTTCCGGGGATGTGGCCTGCATGGCTATCTGCTCCCGCCAGTGTCCTGCAGCCATGGCCTTCTGCTTCCTGGAGACACTGTGGTGGGAATTCACAGCATCCTATGACACCACCTGCATTGGCCTAGCCTCCAGGCCGTATGCTTTCCTCGAGTTTG ACAGCATCATTCAGAAAATGAAGTGGCACTTTAACTACGTGAGCTCCTCCCAGATAAAGAGCAGCATGGAAAAAATTCAGGAGGAGCTTGAGGTCCAACCCCCAGTGATTCTCACTCTGGAGGACACAGATATGGCAAATGGGGTGATGAACGGTCACACACCAGTGCACTCAGAACCTG AAGCTCCCAATGTCCGAATGGAGCCAGTGACCGCCCTGGGCATCCTCTCCCTTGTCCTCAACATCATGTGTGCTGCTCTGAACCTCATTCGTGGGGTTCACCTTGCAGAACATTCTCTACAg GTTGCCCATGAGGAAATTGGAAACATCCTGGCTTTTCTCATTCCTTTTGCAGCCTGCATTTGCCAG TGTTACCTGTACCTGTTCTACAGTCCAGCCAGGACTATGAAGGTGGTGCTGATGCTGCTCTTCATTTGCCTAGGCAACGTGTACCTGCACGGGCTGAGGAACCTCTGGCAAATCCTTTTCCACATAGGGGTGGCTTTCCTCTCTTCCTATCAGATACTGACCAGGCAGCTTCAGGAGAAGCAGTCAGACTGTGGAGTATGA
- the SEC22C gene encoding vesicle-trafficking protein SEC22c isoform X2: protein MSSIVGLACVAPTAPVREVPSCLLPRTMSMIFSATVVRVRDGLPLSASTDFYHTQDFVECRKRLKTLAQRLAQCPGRGSAESCDFSIHFSSSGDVACMAICSRQCPAAMAFCFLETLWWEFTASYDTTCIGLASRPYAFLEFDSIIQKMKWHFNYVSSSQIKSSMEKIQEELEVQPPVILTLEDTDMANGVMNGHTPVHSEPAPNVRMEPVTALGILSLVLNIMCAALNLIRGVHLAEHSLQVAHEEIGNILAFLIPFAACICQCYLYLFYSPARTMKVVLMLLFICLGNVYLHGLRNLWQILFHIGVAFLSSYQILTRQLQEKQSDCGV, encoded by the exons GTGCCCTCATGCCTTCTCCCGCGGACCATGTCCATGATCTTTTCTGCCACTGTGGTACGGGTGAGGGACGGACTGCCTCTCTCGGCCTCCACTGACTTCTACCACACCCAGGATTTCGTGGAATGCAGGAAACGGCTCAAGACCTTGGCCCAGCGACTGGCCCAGTGTCCAGGCCGAGGTTCCGCTGAAAGCTGTGACTTCAGTATACA tttttcgTCTTCCGGGGATGTGGCCTGCATGGCTATCTGCTCCCGCCAGTGTCCTGCAGCCATGGCCTTCTGCTTCCTGGAGACACTGTGGTGGGAATTCACAGCATCCTATGACACCACCTGCATTGGCCTAGCCTCCAGGCCGTATGCTTTCCTCGAGTTTG ACAGCATCATTCAGAAAATGAAGTGGCACTTTAACTACGTGAGCTCCTCCCAGATAAAGAGCAGCATGGAAAAAATTCAGGAGGAGCTTGAGGTCCAACCCCCAGTGATTCTCACTCTGGAGGACACAGATATGGCAAATGGGGTGATGAACGGTCACACACCAGTGCACTCAGAACCTG CTCCCAATGTCCGAATGGAGCCAGTGACCGCCCTGGGCATCCTCTCCCTTGTCCTCAACATCATGTGTGCTGCTCTGAACCTCATTCGTGGGGTTCACCTTGCAGAACATTCTCTACAg GTTGCCCATGAGGAAATTGGAAACATCCTGGCTTTTCTCATTCCTTTTGCAGCCTGCATTTGCCAG TGTTACCTGTACCTGTTCTACAGTCCAGCCAGGACTATGAAGGTGGTGCTGATGCTGCTCTTCATTTGCCTAGGCAACGTGTACCTGCACGGGCTGAGGAACCTCTGGCAAATCCTTTTCCACATAGGGGTGGCTTTCCTCTCTTCCTATCAGATACTGACCAGGCAGCTTCAGGAGAAGCAGTCAGACTGTGGAGTATGA
- the SEC22C gene encoding vesicle-trafficking protein SEC22c isoform X4, giving the protein MSSIVGLACVAPTAPVREVPSCLLPRTMSMIFSATVVRVRDGLPLSASTDFYHTQDFVECRKRLKTLAQRLAQCPGRGSAESCDFSIHFSSSGDVACMAICSRQCPAAMAFCFLETLWWEFTASYDTTCIGLASRPYAFLEFDSIIQKMKWHFNYVSSSQIKSSMEKIQEELEVQPPVILTLEDTDMANGVMNGHTPVHSEPEAPNVRMEPVTALGILSLVLNIMCAALNLIRGVHLAEHSLQVAHEEIGNILAFLIPFAACICQKTLNAGTGKRPWKRRRKDNHPTP; this is encoded by the exons GTGCCCTCATGCCTTCTCCCGCGGACCATGTCCATGATCTTTTCTGCCACTGTGGTACGGGTGAGGGACGGACTGCCTCTCTCGGCCTCCACTGACTTCTACCACACCCAGGATTTCGTGGAATGCAGGAAACGGCTCAAGACCTTGGCCCAGCGACTGGCCCAGTGTCCAGGCCGAGGTTCCGCTGAAAGCTGTGACTTCAGTATACA tttttcgTCTTCCGGGGATGTGGCCTGCATGGCTATCTGCTCCCGCCAGTGTCCTGCAGCCATGGCCTTCTGCTTCCTGGAGACACTGTGGTGGGAATTCACAGCATCCTATGACACCACCTGCATTGGCCTAGCCTCCAGGCCGTATGCTTTCCTCGAGTTTG ACAGCATCATTCAGAAAATGAAGTGGCACTTTAACTACGTGAGCTCCTCCCAGATAAAGAGCAGCATGGAAAAAATTCAGGAGGAGCTTGAGGTCCAACCCCCAGTGATTCTCACTCTGGAGGACACAGATATGGCAAATGGGGTGATGAACGGTCACACACCAGTGCACTCAGAACCTG AAGCTCCCAATGTCCGAATGGAGCCAGTGACCGCCCTGGGCATCCTCTCCCTTGTCCTCAACATCATGTGTGCTGCTCTGAACCTCATTCGTGGGGTTCACCTTGCAGAACATTCTCTACAg GTTGCCCATGAGGAAATTGGAAACATCCTGGCTTTTCTCATTCCTTTTGCAGCCTGCATTTGCCAG aagacattAAACGCAGGCACAGGGAAAAGACCATGGAAGAGACGAAGAAAAGACAACCACCCGACCCCTTGA
- the SEC22C gene encoding vesicle-trafficking protein SEC22c isoform X6: MSSIVGLACVAPTAPVREVPSCLLPRTMSMIFSATVVRVRDGLPLSASTDFYHTQDFVECRKRLKTLAQRLAQCPGRGSAESCDFSIHFSSSGDVACMAICSRQCPAAMAFCFLETLWWEFTASYDTTCIGLASRPYAFLEFDSIIQKMKWHFNYVSSSQIKSSMEKIQEELEVQPPVILTLEDTDMANGVMNGHTPVHSEPEAPNVRMEPVTALGILSLVLNIMCAALNLIRGVHLAEHSLQVAHEEIGNILAFLIPFAACICQTLNAGTGKRPWKRRRKDNHPTP; encoded by the exons GTGCCCTCATGCCTTCTCCCGCGGACCATGTCCATGATCTTTTCTGCCACTGTGGTACGGGTGAGGGACGGACTGCCTCTCTCGGCCTCCACTGACTTCTACCACACCCAGGATTTCGTGGAATGCAGGAAACGGCTCAAGACCTTGGCCCAGCGACTGGCCCAGTGTCCAGGCCGAGGTTCCGCTGAAAGCTGTGACTTCAGTATACA tttttcgTCTTCCGGGGATGTGGCCTGCATGGCTATCTGCTCCCGCCAGTGTCCTGCAGCCATGGCCTTCTGCTTCCTGGAGACACTGTGGTGGGAATTCACAGCATCCTATGACACCACCTGCATTGGCCTAGCCTCCAGGCCGTATGCTTTCCTCGAGTTTG ACAGCATCATTCAGAAAATGAAGTGGCACTTTAACTACGTGAGCTCCTCCCAGATAAAGAGCAGCATGGAAAAAATTCAGGAGGAGCTTGAGGTCCAACCCCCAGTGATTCTCACTCTGGAGGACACAGATATGGCAAATGGGGTGATGAACGGTCACACACCAGTGCACTCAGAACCTG AAGCTCCCAATGTCCGAATGGAGCCAGTGACCGCCCTGGGCATCCTCTCCCTTGTCCTCAACATCATGTGTGCTGCTCTGAACCTCATTCGTGGGGTTCACCTTGCAGAACATTCTCTACAg GTTGCCCATGAGGAAATTGGAAACATCCTGGCTTTTCTCATTCCTTTTGCAGCCTGCATTTGCCAG acattAAACGCAGGCACAGGGAAAAGACCATGGAAGAGACGAAGAAAAGACAACCACCCGACCCCTTGA
- the SEC22C gene encoding vesicle-trafficking protein SEC22c isoform X7 — translation MSSIVGLACVAPTAPVREVPSCLLPRTMSMIFSATVVRVRDGLPLSASTDFYHTQDFVECRKRLKTLAQRLAQCPGRGSAESCDFSIHFSSSGDVACMAICSRQCPAAMAFCFLETLWWEFTASYDTTCIGLASRPYAFLEFDSIIQKMKWHFNYVSSSQIKSSMEKIQEELEVQPPVILTLEDTDMANGVMNGHTPVHSEPEAPNVRMEPVTALGILSLVLNIMCAALNLIRGVHLAEHSLQVAHEEIGNILAFLIPFAACICQMSTTKQADTWV, via the exons GTGCCCTCATGCCTTCTCCCGCGGACCATGTCCATGATCTTTTCTGCCACTGTGGTACGGGTGAGGGACGGACTGCCTCTCTCGGCCTCCACTGACTTCTACCACACCCAGGATTTCGTGGAATGCAGGAAACGGCTCAAGACCTTGGCCCAGCGACTGGCCCAGTGTCCAGGCCGAGGTTCCGCTGAAAGCTGTGACTTCAGTATACA tttttcgTCTTCCGGGGATGTGGCCTGCATGGCTATCTGCTCCCGCCAGTGTCCTGCAGCCATGGCCTTCTGCTTCCTGGAGACACTGTGGTGGGAATTCACAGCATCCTATGACACCACCTGCATTGGCCTAGCCTCCAGGCCGTATGCTTTCCTCGAGTTTG ACAGCATCATTCAGAAAATGAAGTGGCACTTTAACTACGTGAGCTCCTCCCAGATAAAGAGCAGCATGGAAAAAATTCAGGAGGAGCTTGAGGTCCAACCCCCAGTGATTCTCACTCTGGAGGACACAGATATGGCAAATGGGGTGATGAACGGTCACACACCAGTGCACTCAGAACCTG AAGCTCCCAATGTCCGAATGGAGCCAGTGACCGCCCTGGGCATCCTCTCCCTTGTCCTCAACATCATGTGTGCTGCTCTGAACCTCATTCGTGGGGTTCACCTTGCAGAACATTCTCTACAg GTTGCCCATGAGGAAATTGGAAACATCCTGGCTTTTCTCATTCCTTTTGCAGCCTGCATTTGCCAG ATGAGCACCACGAAGCAGGCAGACACCTGGGTTTAG